In the genome of Chiroxiphia lanceolata isolate bChiLan1 chromosome 17, bChiLan1.pri, whole genome shotgun sequence, one region contains:
- the DLGAP4 gene encoding disks large-associated protein 4 isoform X7, translating into MALCLELLRQCSSCLVAYKKTPPPVPPRTTSKPFISVTVQSSTESAQDTYLDSQDHKSEVTSQSGLSNSSDSLDSTRTPSVTRGSVVTPARDTPELPQKNATLKSDKGTLTSEEPKVENIPKRKLSSIGIQVDCLQPVAKEEPPPPATKFQSIGVQVEDEWRNSHSRSMSSKQDTDSDTQEPNNSNCKSSERSLAECPQHNSIGVDATTRQPAKPSQIKRNLSYGENNDPALEPSSLPPPDPWLETSTSPSEPTQPGACRRDGFWFLKLLQAETERLEGWCRQMDQETKENNLSEEVLGKVLSAVGSAQLLMSQKFQQFHGLCEQNLNPNANPRPTAQDLAGFWDLLQLSIEDISMKFDELYHLKANSWQLAETPERKEEKKPPPPVPKKPAKSKSQLNRDKGSDSDRQRQEARKRLMAAKRAASVRQNSATESADSIEIYVPEAQTRL; encoded by the exons GTTCATCATGCCTAGTGGCATATAAAAAGACTCCACCTCCTGTCCCACCGCGGACCACATCAAAGCCGTTCATCTCTGtcactgtgcagagcagcactgaatCGGCCCAGGACACCTACCTGGACAGCCAGGACCACAAGAGTGAGGTGACCAGCCAGTCAGGGCTCAGCAATTCCTCGGACAGCTTGGACAGCACCAGGACACCCAGTGTGACGAGGGGGAGCGTCGTGACTCCAGCCAGAGACACTCCAGAGTTACCTCAGAAAAATGCAACTTTGAAAAGTGACAAAGGGACTCTGACTAGCGAAGAGCCTAAAGTGGAGAATATCCCCAAAAGAAAGCTGTCGTCTATAGGCATACAA gTTGACTGCCTTCAGCCAGTGGCAAAAGAGGAGCCTCCTCCACCAGCCACCAAATTCCAGTCCATCGGGGTACAGGTAGAGGACGAGTGGCG AAACAGCCACTCTCGCAGCATGTCCTCCAAACAGGACACAGACTCTGACACACAGGAGCCCAATAACTCCAACTGTAAATCATCTGAGAGAAGCCTCGCTGAGTGCCCCCAGCACAACTCCATTGGTGTTGATGCCACCACCAGGCAACCAGCCAAGCCCTCGCAGATTAAGAGAAACCTCTCCTATGGAGAAAACAACGACCCAGCCCTGGAgccttcttcccttcctcctcctgaccCCTGGCTCGAGACCTCCACGTCGCCATCAGAGCCCACGCAGCCCGGGGCCTGCCGGCGGGATGGGTTCTGGTTCCtgaagctgctgcaggcagagacaGAGCGCTTGGAAGGCTGGTGCCGTCAGATGGACCAGGAGACCAAAGAGAACAATCTCTCTGAGGAAG TCTTAGGAAAAGTCCTGAGTGCAGTGGGCAGTGCACAATTACTAATGTCACAGAAGTTCCAGCAATTCCATGGCCTCTGTGAACAAAACTTG AACCCTAATGCCAATCCCAGACCCACAGCCCAGGATTTGGCTGGATTTTGGGATCTCCTTCAGTTGTCCATTGAAGACATCAGCATGAAGTTTGATGAACTGTACCACCTGAAAGCAAATAGCTGGCAATTGGCAGAGACACCAGAGAGAAAG gaagagaagaaaccaCCCCCTCCAGTGCCAAAGAAGCCGGCCAAGTCCAAATCACAGCTGAACCGGGACAAAGGCTCCGACTCGGACAGGCAGCGGCAGGAGGCGCGGAAACGGCTGATGGCAGCCAAGCGCGCGGCGTCGGTGCGGCAGAACTCGGCCACGGAGAGCGCCGACAGCATCGAGATCTACGTCCCCGAGGCACAGACCCGCCTCTGA
- the DLGAP4 gene encoding disks large-associated protein 4 isoform X8, giving the protein MSSKQDTDSDTQEPNNSNCKSSERSLAECPQHNSIGVDATTRQPAKPSQIKRNLSYGENNDPALEPSSLPPPDPWLETSTSPSEPTQPGACRRDGFWFLKLLQAETERLEGWCRQMDQETKENNLSEEVLGKVLSAVGSAQLLMSQKFQQFHGLCEQNLNPNANPRPTAQDLAGFWDLLQLSIEDISMKFDELYHLKANSWQLAETPERKEEKKPPPPVPKKPAKSKSQLNRDKGSDSDRQRQEARKRLMAAKRAASVRQNSATESADSIEIYVPEAQTRL; this is encoded by the exons ATGTCCTCCAAACAGGACACAGACTCTGACACACAGGAGCCCAATAACTCCAACTGTAAATCATCTGAGAGAAGCCTCGCTGAGTGCCCCCAGCACAACTCCATTGGTGTTGATGCCACCACCAGGCAACCAGCCAAGCCCTCGCAGATTAAGAGAAACCTCTCCTATGGAGAAAACAACGACCCAGCCCTGGAgccttcttcccttcctcctcctgaccCCTGGCTCGAGACCTCCACGTCGCCATCAGAGCCCACGCAGCCCGGGGCCTGCCGGCGGGATGGGTTCTGGTTCCtgaagctgctgcaggcagagacaGAGCGCTTGGAAGGCTGGTGCCGTCAGATGGACCAGGAGACCAAAGAGAACAATCTCTCTGAGGAAG TCTTAGGAAAAGTCCTGAGTGCAGTGGGCAGTGCACAATTACTAATGTCACAGAAGTTCCAGCAATTCCATGGCCTCTGTGAACAAAACTTG AACCCTAATGCCAATCCCAGACCCACAGCCCAGGATTTGGCTGGATTTTGGGATCTCCTTCAGTTGTCCATTGAAGACATCAGCATGAAGTTTGATGAACTGTACCACCTGAAAGCAAATAGCTGGCAATTGGCAGAGACACCAGAGAGAAAG gaagagaagaaaccaCCCCCTCCAGTGCCAAAGAAGCCGGCCAAGTCCAAATCACAGCTGAACCGGGACAAAGGCTCCGACTCGGACAGGCAGCGGCAGGAGGCGCGGAAACGGCTGATGGCAGCCAAGCGCGCGGCGTCGGTGCGGCAGAACTCGGCCACGGAGAGCGCCGACAGCATCGAGATCTACGTCCCCGAGGCACAGACCCGCCTCTGA